Genomic segment of Apium graveolens cultivar Ventura chromosome 7, ASM990537v1, whole genome shotgun sequence:
CACTCATAAAATTTTGTGCAGGATGGCAAGAGGTAGCAGTAGTCAAAATACTGGGGGGAATGATAATCAACATCTTGTTATggataggagtacttttatggagATGCTGCTGGAAGTTCAACGTGGACAAAATCTCACTGCTGACGGGCAAAATCGAGATGGTCAAACTATGTTTGATCGTTTTATGAAGCAAAGACCCAACTGTTTTAAGGTGGCCAAGACTCCCATGGATGATGAAACTTGGATAGATCACATGGAGAAAATTTCCAGGGTCTTGGAGTGTTCAGAGGTGTAAAAGGCTCGATTTGCTACTTATCATCTTGAGGGGGATGCTAATACTTGGTGGAAGTCTGTGGTGGCCTCACATGCACCTGGCTATGAAAATACTCTTACTTGGCAGGTATTCAAAACTCAGTTTGACCAGAGGTACTTTCCAGCCAGTATACGTGATGAATATGTAAGGGAGTATCAGAGTATTACTCAGAGAGATGATGAGTCGGTGGCAGACTTTCAATTCAGATTTCAGAGGTTAGCTGGTTATGCAAGATCTGTGGCTGGGTCAGAAGCGGATAAAATCATGAGGTTTAAGTGGGCGTTGAAGAATTCCTTCTACAACCATATCATCTCTAACCGCTATACATCTATGGATACCTTGGTTGACAGTGCTTGAGATCAAGAGCTTCATCAGGCTGACTTTCTCAAGAAATGAGACATGCAAAgtcagaaaagaaaaagagaagatGACTTTTCTGAGCGTCGACATGGATTTCAGAAAAATGGCGGGTCTTCAGGTGGATTCAAACCAAACGATCAGAGGTATAATACCTGGAGTTTTCAGCAAAAGAATGGAAATCAAGGAAATAAGCAAAAGAGGTCTTTTAACCAAGCTGGAAATAAGGAAGCATCTAAGTGTGAGCATTGTGGAAAGATGCGTGGAGGAAGCACTTGCTATTGGGCTACTAGAGCATGTTTCAATTGTGGAAAGAAGGGTCACACTGTTCGAGACTGTCAGATGCCACCAAAGAAGCTTTGGGATCGTAAGGATCAGGGAGAGAAAAGCAACCAGAAGACTTCCGGTCATGTGTTTTCTATCACTGCAAAAGATACTGCAAGTACTCCAGGTACCATTTCAGGTTCACTTTCTATCGGTAATGGAAATGTTATAGTCTTATTTGATACTGGAGCTACTCATTCATTTGTCTCTACAACTTATGCTAAACACTTAGACATTGCATTTACTGCACTTTTATCGGATTTTTCTGTTGGCACTCGTATTGGTGTAACTATACTTGTGAATTCTCAGTATCTTGATTGTGTAGTTAGAGTAGACGACAGAGAACTACTTGTAGATCTCTTACCTATTCAGATGAGGGACTTTGATATCATACTGGGGATGGATTGGCTAGAGCGACACAAAGCTACAATTGATTGTCCAGGAAAAAGATTAATTTTTGGCGACCCTAATTCTTCCGAGTTCGAGTTTCAGGGTTCGAAGCCTAGTGGTTGTGGAAAATTCATTTCGGACATCAAGGCTAAGAAGATGATTGCTCATGGATGTGAAGGATTTTTGGCTCATGTGATTGACACGTCCAAGGTGCAGCCAGACTTAGAAGATGTTCTTGTTGTTCGTGAGTTTTCAGATGTATTTCCCGAGGATTTGGAGGGTCTTCCTCCAGAAAGAGAGGTGGAATTTTCTATCAATTTGTTACCAGATGCACAACCTATTTCTAAGGCACCTTAAAGAATGGCTCTGTTAGAGCTACAAGAGCTGAAAGGACAGCTGAAGGAGTTACTTGATAAGGGTTTTATTAGACCCAGTGTTTCACCTTGGGGAGCACCAGTTCTATTTGTGAAGAAGAATGATGGTTCGATGAGACTCTGTATTGATTATTGAGAGTTAAACCGAATCACTGTAAagaatatgttagatatatttgataatgtcatgactaatatgttttatatttagctttcagatcttgtgtgaacaggatagatcagtacttaactgttgatcagtacttatactggaagtcaggacttgaggatatcagtacttgtattatcaggagataatcatcagaagatagatatcagaacttaagtgctgaaggacaatcagataaggacagtagctgattaaaggaaagaagatcgagataaacataagaagagatatgcatgaagaaggaattccatgaagaatggaatacttggaatagaagatatctgattgatatattttaggaagcagaattatattccatatcaattagcgattatcttgtaactgtgtagtatataaacacaggcatagggtttacactataagtgttatcattatcgaagttattattctatataaccctagcagctctcgtgatatttgttcatcactgagaggtaacagttccatattgtaacagagtttattgtttcaataaagtttgttttctgttacttaagttttttaagttcgatttgagtgtactatacactgtattcaccccctctacagtgtatgtgtgacctaaaaattggtatcagagcctatctgttaacatacatacagttaaagatccaaacacaatcatgtcggacacagaaactccaactaagcctactaaaactgaggaaccaccgaagacacaaattcagagtcggtatgagaccatcagagtccccatactgagaccatctgaatatcccatatggaaggtaaggatgaccatgttcctggaagtaacagatccagaataccttgatagaatcaaggaaggtcctcacaaaccaaccaaactcgctattgcagttgcaggtgaagcagcaatgaccgtaccaaaggagaagagtgattatactgctgaggacatagcatcaattgctaaggatgctaaggtacgacacttactgcatagtgccattgataatgtaatgtcaaacagggtaatcaactgcaagactgctaaggagatatgggatgctctggaaacaagatgtcagggaactgacacaattaagaagaacaggaagacaatactcactcaagagtatgaacactttgactcaaagactaatgagtcattgaatgatttatatgatagatttgtcaaacttttgaatgatttgtcattggttgataaagagtatgatcttgaagattcaaaccttaagttcctgttagctcttcctgaatgttgggatttgaaggcaacgacaataagagacaactacaatcttgatgaaacaactcttgacgaaatctatggaatgcttaagacacacgagctggagatggaacaaagaagcaagaggaaaggaggaaagtcaaggacagttgctcttaaggctgaagaagaattccccaaagcagcttcctcaaagaaagacaagggtaaagctcttttcataaagtctgatactgagtcatcaagttctgagagtgatgatgactcagattctgaaagcttgcctgagactgatgctgatgaggagatgatgaaactgtgtgctcttatggtgaaaggaatcacaaagattgcatacaggaagttcaggaagggaaagaagttttccaggaaaagcataagttctgataagaagaatttcagaagatctgaaggcagaggaggaaagtctgacagaggagattacaccaatgttaaatgctataactgtggtgagaaaggccacatatctcctgactgcaagaaggtaaagggtgacagaggcaagtctcttgtcacaaagcagaaaagctggacagacacttcagactctgaaagtgaggagaactatgcattgatggcaaatgctgataaagaaagtgctgagagcagttctgaagctgctgaaacaaaggtacctcagactacttatgcttttcatactgatgatattaatgagttgagaagatatcttaaaaccatgtttgttagttatggagatcaaaccttaacatgtgaaagattaacttctgaaaatcttgtttttaagaaaagaaataatttcttagaaaaagagttagttatattccatcaaactcagaaggatagagatgatgctttttatgttagggatgaagtgctaaaaatgaatgaatctctaaaaactgagttagaaaaggaaagagagataatcaggacttggactaactctggcagaacaactcaaaatttgctaagtagtgaaaattggaaagagggcttaggttatggagaaaataagaatgataaaggaactgaagaaattaagcctgttgttaagcaaaagccaaagttaaaacctgttaagtttgtaactgtaaagtctgataatgagaaatcagaagttaaagaggaattaacttctgacaaactaaaacaggaaaagacagctgaagtaaacataggcttaatgacaaagaagcagcttaagcataagctgaaagatgtcaagaatgcaaacaaggtaaaatcacctaggaaaaataggaatggaaaggaaggtgtgaataaaagcaatgattataaacctgttcctgatgctcctaggaaaacatgtcataactgtggaagttctaaccatctggcttctttttgcaggaaaaataagaatattaactccttaccttcaaaatcaggagttaagagtcagtcagttagatacaaaccacaaaatccttgttttcattgtggtagtttatggaattccatttatacttgtaaggaatatcatagtttgtactatgattattatcaaataaaaccttctttgaagaaagtttccattgttccttctagtataaattctgattcaaagtctgataatgtaaattctgataagaaaaatgttaacataaactctgatgctaaatccgctgcaaatgttaacaaacttaataaggccaaaggatccaagcaagtctgggtccttaaaactaataattagtggtctttatgattgcagggcaacaggaaagatattctagttctggacagtggatgttcaggtcatatgactggaaataaggccctgctatcagactttgtggagaaagctggcccaagtgtttcttatggagatggcaatattggaaaaacattgggatatggcaatatcaatcttgggaatgtcatcattaaagaagtagctctggtctcaggacttaaacacaaccttctgagtataagtcaaatctgtgacagaggttatcatgttgatttcttcgaagaacactgtgaaattgtgagtaaatctaaaggcaaagttgttctgaaaggatatagacgtggtaacatttatgaagctaagctttcaacaagtactgatggctctgcaatctgtctgttaagtagagcatcaattgaagaaagctggaattggcataagaaactctctcatttaaatttcaacaatataaatgaactggtcaagaaagatcttgtgagaggattgccaaacacagtatttgctcctgatggtctttgtgattcatgtcagaaagccaatcaaagaaaatcttcattcaagagcaagactgaatcatcaattcttgagccttatcatcttatacatgttgatctatttggtccagtaaatgtcatgactattgcaaagaagaagtatgtgttggtcatagtggatgagttcaccagatacacatgggtgtatttcttgcacacaaaaagtgaaactgcatctatcttgattgatcatgtcaaacagctggataaaatggtcaaagattctgtgaaaattttaaggagtgataatggcactgagttcaagaatttgataatggaagagttctgcaaaagccatggaataaagcaggaattttctgctcctggaactccacagcaaaatggagttgttgaaaggaagaatagaactctcattgaagctgcacgtacaatgcttgaagaagcaaagcttccaacctatttctgggctgaagctgtgcagactgcttgttttactcaaaatgcaacactcattaacaagcatggaaaaacaccatatgagatggtgaagaaaaagaagccaaatctgaaatattttcatgtatttggatgcaagtgttttgttctcaagactcatcctgaacagctatcaaagtttgatctaaaagctgatgaaggaatctttgttggatatccactttccacaaaagccttcagagtctataatttgagaacaaaagtggtcatggaatctatcaatgtctcttttgatgacaagaagatcattggtcttaaagatttcgttgaccatgatcagctgagatttgaaaatgaagactcatattctgatactgaaaatcctgacagtctaagtcctgatactacaaactctgacggattaaactctgatgttattgaaactgtggtgactatgttaaaggaagatgcacctatgcagggggaacatactcaagatcctaccacatcttaagaaacatcagaacatgcatctggctcttcaagttctgattcgtcaagttctgataagccaagttctgatagtgctgaaaatctaaatactgaagaatccaactcagagagcatagtttcagggggagcatcagaaaatgaaaatgaagatagcatggatcatgggggagcatccagttctagagaaaacattccatctgcaaggaagtggaaaaaatcacatacacctgatttgataattggaaatcctgatgcaggtgtcagaactagaacaggtacttcaaatgagtgtctatacaattcttttctctctcagactgagccaaagaaagtagaagaagctcttcaagatgctgattgggtgcaagcaatgcaggaagagttgaatgaatttgaaagaaacaaagtctggaccctagtgccaagaccaaagaatagatctgttgttggtacaaagtgggtattcagaaacaaaactgacagtgatggcataattacaaggaataaggcaaggctggttgcaaaaggatactctcaacaggagggaattgattatgatgaaacatttgcaccagttgctaggttagaagccataaggatatttttggcttatgctgctcacaaaaagtttactgtctttcaaatgaatgtgaaaagtgcttttttcaatggagaattggaggaagaggtatatgttgaacaacctccaggttttatagataccaaacatccagattatgtctacaggcttgataaagcactttatggacttaagcaagctcctagagcatggtatgagactttagctcagtttcttctggaaagtggattcaacagagggacaatagacaaaacattgttctacctcaaccatggaaaggacttacttctggtccagatttatgttgatgatatcatttttggatctacaaatgacaaactttgcaagaagtttgccaaactaatgcagtcaagatatcagatgagtatgatgggggaacttagctattttctgggccttcaagtcaagcagaatgaggaaggcacttttatttgtcaaaccaagtacaccagaaacttgctaaagaaatttggaatgcaagatt
This window contains:
- the LOC141673909 gene encoding uncharacterized protein LOC141673909, with the protein product MQSQKRKREDDFSERRHGFQKNGGSSGGFKPNDQRYNTWSFQQKNGNQGNKQKRSFNQAGNKEASKCEHCGKMRGGSTCYWATRACFNCGKKGHTVRDCQMPPKKLWDRKDQGEKSNQKTSGHVFSITAKDTASTPGTISGSLSIGNGNVIVLFDTGATHSFVSTTYAKHLDIAFTALLSDFSVGTRIGVTILVNSQYLDCVVRVDDRELLVDLLPIQMRDFDIILGMDWLERHKATIDCPGKRLIFGDPNSSEFEFQGSKPSGCGKFISDIKAKKMIAHGCEGFLAHVIDTSKVQPDLEDVLVVREFSDVFPEDLEGLPPEREVEFSINLLPDAQPISKAP